TCGTTCTCGTGAGCTATTGATATGCGTGGGGCTGGAGACATGGGCGGTTTTGAAGTGAGCACGCAGGGGCTGTAGCAGTTATTTGCTAGCAGGTGTCTGTGCAGGTCAGGGGCTCTGTTTGCTGAACTGCTTCTCTCTGTGTCTGCTCTTGTGAAGGTGTTAATGGAAACAATGGCTCCACGCTTAGGCCTGGCGTTGCCGTCTGTACTGCGCTGTGGGGGCTGTCTCGTGGAGGGGATCCGGGAACACACCTTCCTCTTCCCGACTGGGACTCTGGTGTGATGCTGGCCTGCGAGGAGGTGGCTTTGGGTGCTGTGACAGTGAGGCATGGCCTGAGGTGGCCAGAGCCTGGGTGGCAGGTGCTTGCAAATCATGCTTGGTCAGGGCTGGTTCTggagggtgctgcaggggaaggTTTTTCGAGttgcccagagagtggtgggatGCCCCATCATTGCAACTGCTAAAGATGAGATTTGCCAGCGGTTTGAGCACCGTGATCTGGTGACTGATAGCCCtgcctctggcaggagggttggatgAGATGATCCTTAAAGGTCTCTGCTGACCCAAAGCATTGCAGGAGTGTGTGATAACAGTGTTCTGTGCTGAGGCAGCCGATTGCACTGGCTGTGTCCCGAGAATGCTGTGGTTGGGATGGGTTGTCCTGGCCTCTCCTTGGAAGCAAGTGCCTGTGTCTTGTTCATAACACATTTGGTCCCCCTACTGCCCTTGTTCAAATGTTGAGCTTACTGAGAAGAAAGCGAAGGTTTCCACAGCCAAGGAGCTGGCAGTCACTGACCTGTGTCGGGTGACTCGGAACCGACCCAACCAGGCAGCAAATGAGAGAAACTAGAGGATCACTGGGTGCACAACTGAGCTTGTTCAGTGCAAGCGTGTGCTGACAGTCACGACACGAACGTTCTCGAGAACCCCCTCCCAAAGCAGCCCTGAGCAGCATGTCTTTGTGTGGGCAGCTGGGGAGAGCGTGTTGAAAGAGACAGGAGTACACAGAGGCATTGGGTGCAACGCAGCAGAACTTTAATGAGCcgaaggagaggaagggaaggaggttTCTGTGAGCGGAGGCCCCAGTGCAGGagcagctttagcaggggaggcTCCTCCTGCCGCAGAGGCCGCTGCCAAAGGCGGAGAGGTCAAAGCCcccggaggagatgggcactccctggctgctgaggatgctgccagcggcggcggaggtggaggagcccacaacggtgttctgagggaaggagctgaggatggggccgggcagggtcaCCACCACAGCGGAGGGCTGGATGACCACGTTGgagtcctggcactgcctgaAACAGGGCTCATTGCAGCTGTTGGCCAGCGGGGTCGGGCCGCAGGGCTGGCACGAGCTGTAGCAGGACATGGCTGCGGGATGGAGGTGACCTGGGAGAGAACGGGGcggggggaaaagaaagcacGTGGGGTGGTTAAGAGAAGCGTGTCAGCCTCCTTAAGGAAGACCCTTTCCCACAGCTCGAAAGAGCGTGGCCGAGACCAGCCATGGCCACAGAGCTCCCAGCCCAGTCCCATAGTTCAGCAGACAGCTCAGACCAGCCAAAACCTCTCCATGCTGCACGTTCCCTCTGCCGTGGCCAGCAGCCTCAGACCCGGCAGAGGGGGAAAAGGCAGTTGTGTGCTGGGAAGTGCCAGAGGAGGCAggacaggcaggaggaggaagacaggCAAGGGGATCACACTCACCTTGTTCCCAAGGAGAAGGAGGCAAGAGGAGTGGATGAGAGAGTGAGCAGAAGGGCCCGCTTTTATACTGCTGCAGACGCCCCAGGCCCACAGTGACTGCACACGGGCAGTAATTATCCAGCAGAGTCACCTCCAGAGCAAAATGCCCTTCCTAATGGCTCAGCTTGTGTTTTGGTTTCCCTCAATGCTGCCATTTCATTTCCTCGTTTGTGCCGGGACCGTGGAGCCACCGAGGCTCTTTTGAAGCATTGGGATGAGATGCCCAAGGCTTT
This window of the Colius striatus isolate bColStr4 chromosome W, bColStr4.1.hap1, whole genome shotgun sequence genome carries:
- the LOC133628530 gene encoding feather keratin 1-like isoform X1, with amino-acid sequence MSLSGNYCSGKRASGPEAGPGCYKRQPSSLLSHPLLSPPAPWDPGHLHPAAMSCYSSCQPCGPTPLANSCNEPCFRQCQDSNVVIQPSAVVVTLPGPILSSFPQNTVVGSSTSAAAGSILSSQGVPISSGGFDLSAFGSGLCGRRSLPC
- the LOC133628530 gene encoding feather keratin 2-like isoform X3, with amino-acid sequence MSCYSSCQPCGPTPLANSCNEPCFRQCQDSNVVIQPSAVVVTLPGPILSSFPQNTVVGSSTSAAAGSILSSQGVPISSGGFDLSAFGSGLCGRRSLPC